One Bradyrhizobium zhanjiangense DNA segment encodes these proteins:
- a CDS encoding NUDIX domain-containing protein: MGERLNTIRRKFEPLLRRLFHVYFLLVRGMTLGVRAVVLDAENRVFLVRHSYVSGWYLPGGGVDFGETMAHALRRELKEEGDIDLIGDAVLHGIFLNSHVSRRDHVAVYVVRQFSQDRLPAPNHEIVECGYFAITALPEGTTPGTRLRIAEVLGGKPLIATWR; this comes from the coding sequence ATGGGAGAACGTCTGAACACCATTCGACGAAAATTCGAGCCGCTGCTGCGGCGCCTCTTCCATGTCTATTTCCTGTTGGTCCGCGGCATGACGCTCGGCGTCCGCGCCGTGGTGCTGGACGCGGAGAACCGGGTGTTCCTGGTCAGGCACAGCTATGTCAGCGGCTGGTACCTGCCCGGCGGCGGCGTCGATTTCGGCGAGACCATGGCGCACGCGCTACGGCGCGAGCTCAAGGAGGAGGGTGACATCGATCTGATCGGAGATGCCGTGCTGCACGGCATCTTCCTCAACAGCCACGTCTCCCGCCGCGACCATGTCGCGGTCTACGTCGTCAGGCAGTTCAGTCAGGACCGCCTGCCCGCGCCCAATCACGAGATCGTCGAATGCGGGTACTTCGCGATCACGGCGCTGCCCGAGGGGACCACGCCCGGCACACGGCTGCGGATCGCGGAAGTGCTGGGCGGCAAGCCCCTGATTGCGACGTGGCGCTGA
- a CDS encoding DUF4159 domain-containing protein has product MMGLPLAFTEPLLLIGLVSLPVLWWLLRVMPPRPRRIEFPPTRLLFDLAPREETPSRTPWWLTALRLLAAALVIFAAAGPIWNPQTGLAGSKAPLMIMFDDGWSAASHWDVRIRAADELIANADNDRRAIALVPLSEPNRDITLMPAGAARVALRQLAPKPYSIDRVETLTAIDRFLKATGDCEIAWLSDGVDTGRGEEFVAGLGKTIGDRSLTVFEGGTSAPLALVAAENAAARMTVKVLRTDSGIAVGTVRALDQKASPIGEARYSFGPQDKETDAAFDLPVELRNDITRLEISGERSAGAVQLLDKRWRRRAIGIVSGSTSETAQPLLAPTFYLTRALAPFADVRLADKGSPQQGITQFLDQKLPMIILADVGTIAPELRERLNAWIDQGGVLVRFAGPRLAQAEDDLVPVKLRKGGRTLGGSLTWEKPQHLASFAADGPFAGVVAPKDVTVSRQVLAEPDAVLATKSWASLEDGTPLVTGEHRGKGLVSLFHVSADMRWSDLPMSGTFVEMLRRVVDMSGYTSKPGAGVAAETTAETVAPLHILDGFGAFGPPPATAKPLPADYRDRATPDHPPGFYGPAEGPLAVNTLAAADRIAALNTASLRARHATYTNAEPRDLRGWLLSTALALFLIDAIIVALLGGGIAALLRRRAAPAMIIFALVLAGVAALSPTPARADGVTDEFAMKAVSQTRLAYVVTGNADVDSIVRAGMNGLTLFLAQRTALEAGDPVGVNPARDELAFFPLIYWPIVPGAPKPPQDAINKIDAYMKQGGTVLFDTRDAIEAPPGANGAAQTPAMQTLREILSSLDVPELEPVPREHVLTKTFYLLRDFPGRFVSGQTWVETLPRDEDEDSAQRPARGGDGVSPIIITSNDLAGAWAVRPDGQAMLPVTGGDTRQREFAYRAGANIVMYTLTGNYKADQVHAPALIERLGQ; this is encoded by the coding sequence ATGATGGGATTGCCGCTCGCCTTCACCGAACCGCTGCTCCTGATCGGCCTCGTCAGCCTGCCCGTGCTGTGGTGGCTGCTGCGGGTGATGCCGCCGCGGCCGCGCCGGATCGAGTTTCCGCCGACACGGCTGTTGTTCGACCTCGCGCCGCGCGAAGAAACGCCCTCGCGGACGCCGTGGTGGCTGACCGCGTTGCGCCTGCTCGCGGCCGCGCTGGTGATCTTCGCCGCCGCCGGCCCGATCTGGAATCCGCAGACGGGTCTTGCCGGCAGCAAGGCGCCGCTGATGATTATGTTCGACGACGGCTGGAGCGCGGCATCGCATTGGGACGTCAGGATCAGGGCCGCCGACGAGCTGATCGCCAACGCCGACAATGACCGCCGCGCCATCGCGCTGGTGCCGCTGTCCGAGCCGAACCGCGACATCACCCTGATGCCGGCGGGTGCGGCGCGCGTCGCGCTGCGCCAGCTTGCGCCAAAGCCCTATTCGATCGACCGCGTCGAGACCCTGACCGCAATCGATCGTTTCCTCAAAGCCACCGGCGACTGCGAGATCGCCTGGCTCTCCGACGGCGTCGACACCGGCCGCGGCGAGGAATTCGTGGCTGGCCTCGGCAAGACCATCGGCGATCGCAGCCTGACCGTGTTCGAAGGCGGCACCTCCGCGCCGCTGGCGCTGGTCGCGGCCGAGAACGCCGCCGCCAGGATGACGGTGAAGGTGCTGCGCACCGACAGCGGCATCGCCGTCGGCACCGTGCGCGCGCTGGACCAGAAGGCCTCGCCGATCGGCGAAGCCCGCTATTCATTCGGCCCGCAGGACAAGGAGACCGACGCGGCGTTCGATCTGCCGGTCGAGCTGCGCAACGACATCACCCGGCTCGAGATCTCGGGCGAGCGCTCCGCCGGCGCGGTGCAGCTGCTGGACAAGCGCTGGCGCCGTCGCGCCATCGGCATCGTCTCGGGCTCGACCAGCGAGACCGCGCAGCCGCTGCTGGCGCCCACCTTCTATCTCACCCGCGCGCTGGCGCCGTTCGCCGACGTGCGGCTCGCCGACAAGGGCTCGCCGCAGCAGGGCATCACCCAGTTCCTCGACCAGAAGCTGCCGATGATCATCCTCGCCGATGTCGGCACCATCGCCCCTGAGCTGCGCGAGCGCCTCAATGCCTGGATCGATCAGGGCGGCGTGCTGGTGCGGTTCGCAGGGCCCCGGCTGGCGCAGGCCGAAGACGATCTCGTGCCGGTCAAGCTGCGCAAGGGCGGCCGCACGCTCGGCGGCAGCCTGACCTGGGAGAAGCCGCAGCATCTCGCCTCCTTCGCCGCCGACGGTCCATTTGCCGGCGTCGTGGCCCCCAAGGACGTCACCGTGAGCCGCCAGGTGCTGGCCGAGCCCGACGCGGTGCTCGCCACCAAGAGCTGGGCCTCGCTGGAGGACGGCACGCCGCTGGTGACGGGCGAGCATCGCGGCAAGGGGCTGGTCAGCCTGTTCCACGTCAGCGCCGACATGCGCTGGTCGGATCTGCCGATGTCAGGCACCTTCGTCGAAATGCTGCGGCGGGTGGTCGACATGTCCGGCTACACGTCCAAGCCCGGCGCCGGGGTCGCGGCCGAGACGACCGCCGAGACGGTGGCGCCGCTGCACATCCTCGACGGTTTCGGCGCGTTCGGCCCGCCGCCGGCCACCGCAAAACCGCTGCCGGCAGATTATCGCGACCGCGCCACACCCGATCATCCGCCGGGCTTCTATGGTCCGGCCGAAGGACCGCTCGCCGTGAACACGCTTGCCGCCGCCGACCGCATCGCAGCCCTGAACACCGCGAGCCTGCGCGCCCGGCACGCCACCTACACCAATGCCGAGCCGCGCGACTTGCGCGGCTGGCTGCTGTCGACGGCGCTGGCATTGTTCCTGATCGACGCAATTATCGTCGCGCTGCTCGGCGGCGGGATTGCCGCGCTGCTGCGCCGCCGCGCTGCGCCAGCGATGATCATCTTTGCCCTGGTGCTCGCGGGCGTCGCGGCGCTCTCGCCGACGCCGGCGCGCGCCGACGGCGTCACGGACGAGTTCGCCATGAAGGCGGTGTCGCAGACCCGCCTCGCTTATGTCGTGACGGGTAATGCCGACGTCGATTCCATCGTCAGGGCGGGGATGAACGGGCTGACGCTGTTCCTGGCGCAGCGCACCGCGCTCGAGGCCGGCGACCCCGTCGGCGTCAATCCCGCGCGCGACGAGCTCGCCTTCTTCCCGCTGATCTACTGGCCGATCGTGCCCGGGGCGCCCAAGCCGCCGCAGGATGCCATCAACAAGATCGACGCCTACATGAAGCAGGGCGGCACCGTGCTGTTCGACACCCGCGACGCGATCGAAGCACCGCCCGGCGCGAACGGCGCGGCGCAGACCCCGGCCATGCAGACGCTGCGCGAGATCCTGTCCTCGCTCGACGTGCCCGAGCTCGAGCCGGTGCCGCGCGAGCACGTGCTGACCAAGACCTTCTACCTGCTGCGCGACTTCCCCGGCCGCTTCGTCTCCGGCCAGACCTGGGTCGAGACCCTGCCGCGCGACGAGGACGAGGACAGCGCGCAGCGGCCGGCGCGCGGCGGCGACGGCGTCTCGCCGATCATCATCACCTCGAACGACCTAGCCGGCGCCTGGGCGGTGCGCCCCGACGGCCAGGCCATGCTGCCGGTGACCGGCGGCGATACCCGCCAGCGCGAATTCGCCTACCGCGCCGGCGCCAACATCGTGATGTACACCCTGACCGGCAACTACAAGGCCGACCAGGTGCACGCACCAGCCCTGATCGAACGGCTCGGGCAATGA
- a CDS encoding DUF4170 domain-containing protein yields the protein MTTGSNFWVIGGEFGSMNFHKLVEGSAQVKGPFKTRKEAEDCWREVSEESRHKAGVRFSIVEEPSRVPA from the coding sequence ATGACCACAGGCAGCAATTTCTGGGTGATCGGGGGCGAGTTCGGTTCGATGAACTTCCACAAGCTCGTGGAAGGCTCGGCCCAGGTCAAAGGTCCGTTCAAGACCCGCAAGGAAGCCGAGGACTGCTGGCGCGAGGTGTCGGAGGAGAGCCGCCACAAGGCCGGCGTCCGCTTCTCCATCGTGGAAGAGCCGTCGCGGGTCCCGGCCTGA
- a CDS encoding AAA family ATPase, with protein sequence MAESVEKLEDGIVRSAEQVSGQIRAAKEAIASVIFGQDRVIENTLVTILSGGHALLIGVPGLAKTKLVETLGVTLGLDAKRIQFTPDLMPSDILGAEVLDESTAGRRAFRFIAGPVFAQLLMADEINRASPRTQSALLQAMQEQHITVAGARHDLPKPFHVLATQNPLEQEGTYPLPEAQLDRFLMEIDVDYPDRDAERRILFETTGAEETLARGSMTADALIAAQRLIRRLPVGDSVVEAILSLVRSARPGPDAGEAGKFIAWGPGPRASQSLMLAVRARALIDGRLAPSVDDVLDLAEPVLKHRMALTFQARAEGRTIPDVIRQLKTRIG encoded by the coding sequence ATGGCGGAAAGTGTCGAGAAACTCGAGGACGGTATCGTCCGTTCGGCCGAGCAGGTGTCGGGCCAGATTCGCGCGGCGAAGGAAGCGATCGCATCCGTCATCTTCGGCCAGGATCGCGTGATCGAGAACACGCTCGTCACCATCCTCTCCGGCGGTCATGCGCTGCTGATCGGCGTCCCCGGCCTCGCCAAGACCAAGCTGGTCGAGACGCTCGGCGTCACGCTCGGCTTAGATGCCAAGCGCATCCAGTTCACGCCCGACCTGATGCCGTCGGACATTCTCGGCGCCGAGGTGCTAGACGAGAGCACCGCGGGCAGGCGTGCGTTCCGCTTCATTGCAGGTCCGGTGTTCGCGCAGCTCCTGATGGCCGACGAGATCAACCGCGCCAGTCCGCGCACGCAGTCGGCGCTGCTGCAGGCGATGCAGGAGCAGCACATCACGGTTGCGGGTGCGCGCCACGACCTGCCGAAGCCCTTCCACGTGCTCGCCACGCAAAACCCGCTGGAGCAGGAAGGTACCTATCCGCTGCCCGAGGCGCAGCTCGACCGCTTCCTGATGGAGATCGACGTCGACTATCCCGATCGCGACGCCGAGCGCCGCATCCTGTTCGAGACCACCGGCGCCGAGGAGACGCTGGCCAGAGGATCGATGACCGCCGACGCGCTGATCGCCGCGCAGCGGCTGATCCGCCGCCTGCCGGTCGGCGATTCCGTGGTGGAGGCGATCCTGTCGCTGGTGCGCTCGGCCCGTCCGGGTCCCGACGCCGGCGAAGCCGGCAAGTTCATCGCGTGGGGACCCGGCCCGCGCGCCAGCCAATCGCTGATGCTGGCTGTGCGCGCGCGTGCGCTGATCGACGGCCGTCTCGCGCCCTCGGTCGACGACGTGCTCGACCTCGCCGAGCCCGTGCTGAAGCACCGCATGGCGCTGACGTTCCAGGCGCGCGCCGAAGGACGCACGATTCCGGACGTGATCCGGCAATTGAAGACACGGATCGGTTGA
- a CDS encoding metallophosphoesterase family protein — translation MAPFTLAHLSDPHLPPLPEPRLIELAGKRALGYVNWTRNRHKYQRREVLDALVADMKAQAPDHIAVTGDLVNLALEAEFAPALAWLESVGPPDRVTAIPGNHDAYVSATRHRFGETFLHYIAADTPDTVAFPAVRRRGPLALISLSTAVPTLPLMATGTLGRDQLASLEQVLDRLAAEDVFRVLLVHHPLKSVARQKRMTDAAELLALLKRHGVELILHGHDHIHSTMWFEGPNGNIPAVGVPSASALAHGRYPAAAYNLFTIEKDNAGWRCEQTVRSLGAGFQIGQIKHTRLI, via the coding sequence ATGGCCCCCTTCACGCTCGCCCATCTGTCCGATCCGCATCTGCCGCCACTGCCGGAGCCGCGGCTGATCGAGCTCGCCGGCAAGCGCGCGCTCGGTTACGTCAACTGGACGCGCAATCGGCACAAATACCAGCGCCGTGAGGTGCTCGACGCGCTGGTTGCCGACATGAAGGCGCAGGCGCCCGACCACATCGCGGTAACGGGCGATCTCGTCAACCTCGCGCTGGAAGCCGAATTCGCGCCGGCCCTGGCCTGGCTCGAAAGCGTCGGCCCGCCCGACCGCGTCACCGCGATCCCCGGTAATCACGATGCCTATGTCAGCGCGACGCGTCATCGTTTCGGCGAGACGTTCCTGCACTACATCGCCGCGGACACGCCCGACACCGTGGCTTTCCCAGCCGTCCGTCGGCGTGGGCCGCTGGCGCTGATCAGCCTGTCGACGGCGGTGCCGACCCTGCCGCTGATGGCGACGGGCACGCTCGGGCGCGATCAGCTCGCGTCGCTCGAACAGGTTCTCGACCGGCTCGCCGCGGAAGACGTCTTCCGCGTGCTGCTGGTGCACCACCCACTGAAATCCGTCGCGCGCCAGAAGCGGATGACGGACGCGGCCGAGCTGCTGGCACTGTTGAAACGCCACGGCGTCGAGTTGATCCTGCACGGCCACGACCACATTCATTCGACGATGTGGTTCGAGGGCCCGAACGGCAACATCCCTGCGGTCGGCGTGCCCTCCGCCTCCGCGCTCGCGCACGGACGCTACCCGGCGGCGGCGTATAATCTGTTCACGATCGAGAAGGACAATGCCGGCTGGCGTTGCGAGCAGACGGTGCGGAGCCTGGGGGCTGGATTCCAGATCGGACAGATCAAGCATACGCGGTTGATTTAG
- a CDS encoding DUF58 domain-containing protein: MAAENGHTAKEIIAIRRADGESRTLAASLPRLVLEARRIAANVIHGLHGRRRAGSGESFWQYRRFVSGEPSQNVDWRRSARDDHLYVREQEWEAAHTVWIWPDRSPSMAFASKTARESKLERTLIVAFALAELLVSGGERVGIPGLMAPTASRSVIDKMAQAMLHDDAERLSLPPSFVPSALAETIVLSDFWSPISEIRATLAGLSGSGAHGTMVQIVDPAEESFPYSGRIEFVEPEGFGVITAGRAESWVQDYTARLTLHRDQIRAETNKLDWLFTTHATDRSAAELLLFLHAGLQVSKSGARTTTIKAGPAA, encoded by the coding sequence ATGGCGGCAGAGAACGGGCACACAGCAAAGGAGATCATAGCGATCCGACGTGCCGATGGCGAAAGCCGCACGCTCGCCGCTTCGCTGCCGCGCCTGGTGCTCGAGGCCCGCCGTATCGCCGCCAACGTCATCCACGGCCTGCATGGAAGGCGCCGCGCCGGCTCCGGCGAAAGTTTCTGGCAGTACCGTCGCTTCGTCTCGGGCGAGCCGTCGCAGAACGTCGACTGGCGGCGCTCGGCGCGTGACGACCATCTTTACGTCCGCGAGCAGGAGTGGGAGGCCGCGCACACGGTCTGGATCTGGCCCGACCGCTCGCCCTCGATGGCCTTCGCCTCAAAGACCGCGCGCGAATCCAAGCTCGAACGCACGCTGATCGTCGCCTTCGCGCTGGCCGAGCTGCTGGTGTCCGGCGGCGAACGCGTCGGCATTCCCGGGCTGATGGCGCCGACCGCGAGCCGCAGCGTGATCGACAAGATGGCGCAGGCGATGCTGCATGACGACGCCGAACGGCTCAGCCTGCCGCCGTCCTTCGTGCCCTCGGCACTTGCCGAGACGATCGTGCTGTCGGATTTCTGGTCGCCGATCTCCGAGATCAGGGCCACGCTTGCAGGGCTCTCCGGCTCCGGCGCACATGGCACCATGGTGCAGATCGTCGATCCCGCCGAAGAGTCGTTTCCGTACTCCGGCCGCATCGAGTTCGTCGAGCCGGAAGGGTTCGGCGTGATCACCGCCGGCCGGGCCGAGAGCTGGGTGCAGGATTACACCGCGCGGCTCACGCTGCACCGCGACCAGATCCGCGCCGAGACCAACAAGCTCGACTGGCTGTTCACCACGCACGCGACCGACCGCTCGGCCGCCGAACTGCTGCTGTTCCTGCATGCCGGCCTGCAGGTGAGCAAGTCGGGCGCCCGTACCACGACGATCAAGGCGGGGCCGGCCGCATGA
- a CDS encoding DUF2946 family protein, whose amino-acid sequence MKWFRSNVRHGARLALFAMLVQFALTFGHSHWFAQAAPLAQSSLQQTDSAKDIAKGVAAMDRGAVQKQSPARPDREHPGDDNCAICAVVAMAGTIVFATPPVLLLPQAIELLHRTTDAEFIHLKSAGTAFQPRAPPAS is encoded by the coding sequence ATGAAATGGTTTCGGTCAAATGTGAGGCACGGTGCCCGGCTCGCGCTGTTCGCGATGCTGGTGCAGTTCGCGCTGACGTTCGGCCACAGCCACTGGTTCGCGCAGGCCGCGCCCCTCGCCCAATCCTCGCTGCAGCAGACGGACAGCGCCAAGGACATCGCCAAGGGCGTTGCTGCGATGGACCGCGGCGCGGTCCAGAAGCAATCGCCCGCCCGTCCTGACCGCGAGCATCCCGGCGACGACAATTGCGCGATCTGCGCCGTCGTCGCGATGGCGGGCACAATCGTGTTCGCGACGCCGCCGGTGCTGCTGCTGCCGCAGGCGATCGAGCTGCTCCACCGCACCACCGATGCCGAATTCATCCATCTGAAATCGGCCGGCACGGCGTTCCAGCCCCGCGCCCCTCCTGCGTCCTGA
- a CDS encoding TonB-dependent receptor, translating into MSFQLRRAQRLGGASLLLLGVAATPAFAQEPAQQPAQDKSSTEIPAVTVTAPSPIVRRAVVPSRSAGRGTRTARVRSRQQTAEAPPAAPAPAAPQQGVLPIVTNQFATVTVVPNEEIRREGGGQLGDLLFSKPGITGSSFAPGASSRPIIRGLDVNRVGIVENGTNGGGASDLGEDHFVPIDPLATNQVEVVRGPAALRYGSTSIGGVVSATNNRIPDAMPSCAPSFQTYGLPTKAPLASAATSPCVTAETRTAFSSVDRGVESGVLLDTGGGNFAFHADAYGRTTSDYYIPSYPYLTDQSRPVNGRQPNSATRSDGASIGGSYFFQGGYIGASITQNDSLYHIPGIDGADHNTRIDGHQTKINVKGEYHPDAAAIDAVRFWAGATDYRHNEIGLADPADLSSDGIRQTFTNKEQEIRTEVQLMPFNARFAEVTTALGFQVGHQELSAPSPDNPGTLFNGLWDPNNSTRVAGYAFNEFKFTEATRAQIAGRIEHVELHGTTPDFPADYLPDGTPQTAISRNPSFTPKSGSIGLLQDLPGGMVGSITAQYVERAPKAAELFSRGGHDATATFDIGNPNLTIETAKSVELGVRKATGPFRFEATVYYTHFDNFIFRRLTGVSCDDDFASCGTPGAELNQAVYSQRNANFRGGEFQSQLDVGAFQGGIWGIENQLDFVRATFSDGTNVPRIPPLRMGGGVFWRDDNWLMRVNLLHAFAQNNVAVIAETPTAGYNLLKAEVSYKTKLDRNWFGAREMMAGIVGNNLLNENIRNSVSYTKDEVLMPGIGVRAFANFKF; encoded by the coding sequence ATGTCATTTCAATTGCGACGCGCGCAGCGCCTTGGCGGAGCAAGCCTGCTCCTGCTCGGCGTCGCCGCCACGCCCGCCTTCGCCCAAGAGCCGGCACAACAGCCTGCGCAAGACAAATCGTCGACCGAGATCCCGGCCGTCACCGTGACGGCGCCGAGCCCGATCGTGCGCCGAGCGGTGGTGCCGTCCCGCAGCGCAGGTCGCGGCACGCGAACCGCGCGGGTGCGCAGCCGCCAACAAACGGCGGAAGCCCCGCCCGCAGCCCCCGCGCCCGCCGCGCCTCAGCAGGGCGTGCTGCCTATTGTGACCAACCAGTTCGCGACCGTCACCGTGGTGCCGAACGAGGAGATCCGCCGCGAGGGCGGCGGTCAACTCGGCGATCTCCTGTTCTCCAAGCCCGGCATCACCGGCTCGAGCTTCGCGCCCGGCGCCTCCAGCCGGCCGATCATCCGCGGCCTCGATGTCAACCGCGTCGGCATCGTCGAGAACGGCACCAATGGCGGCGGCGCGTCCGATCTCGGCGAGGATCATTTCGTCCCGATCGATCCGCTCGCCACCAACCAGGTCGAAGTGGTGCGCGGGCCGGCCGCGCTGCGCTACGGCTCGACCTCGATCGGCGGCGTCGTCAGCGCCACCAACAACCGGATTCCGGACGCGATGCCGTCCTGCGCGCCGTCGTTCCAGACCTACGGCCTGCCGACCAAGGCCCCGCTCGCGAGCGCCGCGACCTCGCCTTGCGTCACCGCCGAGACGCGCACCGCGTTCAGCTCGGTCGATCGCGGCGTCGAAAGCGGCGTGCTGCTTGATACCGGCGGCGGCAATTTTGCGTTCCATGCCGACGCCTATGGCCGCACGACCTCCGACTATTACATCCCGAGCTATCCCTATCTCACCGACCAGTCGCGCCCCGTGAACGGTCGCCAGCCCAACTCGGCGACGCGTTCCGACGGCGCCTCGATCGGCGGCTCCTACTTCTTCCAGGGCGGCTATATCGGCGCGTCGATCACGCAGAACGACTCGCTCTACCACATCCCCGGCATCGACGGCGCCGACCACAACACGCGGATCGACGGCCACCAGACCAAGATCAACGTCAAGGGCGAGTACCATCCCGACGCGGCCGCGATCGATGCCGTCCGCTTCTGGGCCGGCGCGACGGATTACCGGCACAACGAGATCGGTCTTGCCGATCCCGCTGACCTCAGCAGCGACGGCATCAGGCAGACCTTCACCAACAAGGAGCAGGAGATCCGCACCGAGGTGCAGCTGATGCCATTCAACGCGCGCTTCGCCGAGGTGACCACGGCGCTGGGCTTCCAGGTCGGACATCAGGAATTGAGCGCGCCGAGCCCCGACAATCCCGGCACGCTGTTCAACGGCCTGTGGGACCCCAACAACAGCACGCGCGTTGCCGGCTACGCCTTCAACGAGTTCAAGTTCACGGAAGCGACGCGGGCGCAGATCGCCGGCCGCATCGAGCATGTCGAGCTGCACGGCACGACGCCGGACTTCCCGGCCGATTACCTGCCCGACGGCACGCCGCAGACGGCGATCTCGCGCAATCCGTCCTTCACCCCGAAGAGCGGCAGCATCGGCCTGTTGCAGGACCTGCCGGGCGGCATGGTCGGCAGCATCACCGCACAATATGTCGAGCGCGCACCGAAGGCGGCCGAGCTGTTTTCCCGCGGCGGCCACGACGCGACCGCGACCTTTGACATCGGCAATCCGAACCTCACCATCGAGACCGCGAAATCGGTCGAGCTCGGCGTGCGCAAGGCGACGGGGCCGTTCCGGTTCGAGGCGACGGTCTACTACACGCATTTCGACAATTTCATCTTCCGCCGTCTCACCGGCGTGTCCTGCGACGACGACTTTGCGTCCTGCGGCACGCCGGGCGCCGAGCTGAACCAGGCGGTCTACTCGCAACGCAATGCGAATTTCCGCGGCGGCGAATTCCAGTCGCAGCTCGACGTCGGCGCGTTCCAGGGCGGCATCTGGGGCATCGAGAACCAGCTCGATTTCGTCCGCGCCACCTTCAGCGACGGCACCAACGTGCCGCGGATTCCGCCGCTCAGAATGGGCGGCGGCGTGTTCTGGCGCGACGACAACTGGCTGATGCGCGTCAACCTGCTGCACGCCTTCGCGCAGAACAACGTCGCGGTGATCGCGGAGACCCCGACAGCTGGCTACAATCTGCTGAAGGCCGAGGTCAGCTACAAGACCAAGCTCGACCGCAATTGGTTCGGCGCACGCGAGATGATGGCCGGCATCGTCGGCAACAATCTCCTCAACGAGAACATCCGCAACTCGGTGTCCTACACCAAGGACGAGGTGTTGATGCCAGGCATCGGCGTCAGGGCATTCGCGAACTTCAAGTTCTAG
- a CDS encoding GNAT family N-acetyltransferase, protein MTDLSLTILPEAAGDAQAIERLHERTFGPGRFVLSAYRIREHVDHLLELSFTARIGTLLVGSVRQLPILIGDTPALLLGPLTVEPPFRDRGIGRLLMERALKDAKEKGHAIVLLVGDEPYYSRVGFKPVPKGRVTMPGPVDAARILVFELVDGAFEGVSGAVGPDWSKARG, encoded by the coding sequence ATGACCGATCTCTCACTCACCATCCTTCCCGAGGCCGCCGGCGACGCCCAGGCGATCGAACGGCTGCACGAGCGCACCTTTGGTCCCGGCCGCTTCGTGCTCAGCGCCTATCGGATTCGCGAGCACGTCGACCATCTGCTCGAACTGTCCTTCACCGCGCGCATCGGCACGCTGCTGGTCGGCTCGGTCAGGCAATTGCCGATCCTGATCGGCGACACGCCGGCGCTGCTGCTCGGGCCGCTCACCGTCGAGCCGCCGTTCCGCGACCGCGGCATCGGCCGTCTCCTGATGGAGCGCGCGCTGAAGGACGCCAAGGAAAAAGGCCACGCCATCGTGCTCCTGGTCGGCGACGAGCCCTATTACAGCCGCGTCGGCTTCAAGCCGGTCCCCAAGGGCCGCGTCACCATGCCGGGGCCGGTCGACGCCGCCCGTATCCTGGTGTTCGAGCTCGTCGACGGCGCTTTCGAGGGCGTGTCGGGGGCGGTCGGTCCCGACTGGAGCAAGGCGCGGGGGTAG